The Castor canadensis chromosome 8, mCasCan1.hap1v2, whole genome shotgun sequence genome contains a region encoding:
- the Chst11 gene encoding carbohydrate sulfotransferase 11 isoform X4, protein MRRNPFGVDICCRKGSRSPLQELYNPIQLELSNTAVLHQMRRDQVTDTCRANSATSRKRRVLTPNDLKHLVVDEDHELIYCYVPKVACTNWKRLMMVLTGRGKYSDPMEIPANEAHVSTNLKTLNQYSIPEINHRLKSYMKFLFVREPFERLVSAYRNKFTQKYNTSFHKRYGTKIIKRQRKNATQEALRKGDDVKFEEFVAYLIDPHTQREEPFNEHWQTVYSLCHPCHIRYDLVGKYETLEEDSNYVLQLAGVSSYLKFPTYAKSTRTTDEMTTEFFQNISSEHQTQLYEVYKLDFLMFNYSVPSYLKLE, encoded by the coding sequence CTGGAGCTCTCAAACACCGCGGTCCTGCACCAGATGAGGCGGGACCAGGTGACAGACACGTGCAGAGCCAACAGCGCCACCAGCCGAAAGCGACGGGTGCTGACCCCCAATGACCTGAAGCACTTGGTGGTGGACGAGGACCACGAGCTCATCTACTGCTACGTGCCCAAGGTGGCTTGCACCAACTGGAAGCGTCTCATGATGGTCCTGACCGGCCGGGGCAAGTACAGTGACCCCATGGAGATCCCAGCCAACGAGGCCCACGTGTCCACCAACCTGAAGACCTTGAACCAGTACAGCATCCCAGAGATCAACCACCGCTTGAAAAGCTACATGAAGTTCCTGTTTGTCCGCGAGCCCTTCGAGCGCCTGGTGTCTGCCTACCGCAACAAGTTCACCCAGAAGTACAACACCTCCTTCCACAAGCGCTATGGCACCAAGATCATCAAGCGTCAGCGCAAGAATGCCACCCAGGAGGCCCTGCGCAAGGGCGACGACGTCAAGTTCGAGGAGTTCGTGGCCTATCTCATCGACCCTCACACCCAGCGGGAGGAGCCCTTCAACGAGCACTGGCAAACCGTCTACTCGCTCTGCCACCCGTGCCACATCCGTTATGACCTCGTGGGCAAGTACGAGACTCTGGAAGAGGACTCCAATTATGTCCTGCAGTTGGCCGGCGTGAGCAGCTACCTGAAGTTCCCCACCTACGCCAAGTCTACGAGAACTACCGATGAAATGACCACGGAGTTCTTCCAGAACATCAGCTCGGAGCACCAAACGCAGCTGTACGAAGTCTACAAACTCGACTTTTTAATGTTCAATTACTCAGTGCCAAGCTACCTGAAATTGGAAtaa